The Microbacterium sp. LWO12-1.2 genome includes a window with the following:
- a CDS encoding acetyl-CoA C-acetyltransferase, whose protein sequence is MTPDDIVIVAAARTPQGRLKGQLAAFTAPQLGSFAIRGALAQGSVDPAAVDAVIVGQVLAAGSGQNAARQAAIGAGIGWDVPAHSVNKVCLSGLTAIIDAARMIRTGDAQVVVAAGMESMTRAPHLLMGSRDGWAYGSVEVLDHMAFDGLTDAYDKESMGASTERHNARYELTRTAQDTVAALSHQRAAAAREAGVFDAEIVPVDVPQRRGEPITVTADEGVRPETTLETLAGLRAAFAEGGSITAGNSSPISDGASAVIVTSRGRADAEGWTVLVTVGASGQTAGPDNSLQAQPARAIERACEKQGISPSDLDLVEINEAFGAVVARSQDELGLDSDVVNIHGGGIAIGHPIGASGNRLVVHLAHELARRGSGTAAVGLCGGGGQGEALILTR, encoded by the coding sequence ATCACTCCCGACGACATCGTGATCGTCGCCGCCGCCCGCACCCCTCAGGGTCGCCTCAAAGGCCAGCTGGCGGCGTTCACTGCACCCCAACTCGGATCCTTCGCGATCCGGGGCGCTCTCGCACAGGGCTCGGTGGACCCCGCAGCCGTCGATGCCGTGATCGTCGGCCAGGTGCTCGCCGCCGGTTCAGGGCAGAACGCCGCACGCCAGGCGGCCATCGGCGCGGGAATCGGGTGGGATGTACCGGCGCACTCCGTCAACAAGGTCTGCCTCTCCGGGCTCACCGCGATCATCGACGCCGCGCGCATGATCCGCACCGGCGACGCACAGGTCGTGGTCGCCGCGGGTATGGAATCGATGACGCGTGCCCCGCACCTGCTCATGGGCTCTCGCGACGGGTGGGCCTACGGCAGCGTCGAGGTGCTGGACCATATGGCGTTCGACGGACTCACCGACGCCTACGACAAGGAGAGCATGGGGGCGTCGACCGAACGCCACAACGCCCGGTACGAGCTCACCCGCACGGCGCAGGACACCGTGGCCGCCCTTTCGCACCAGCGTGCAGCGGCCGCGCGGGAGGCGGGCGTGTTCGACGCCGAGATCGTCCCTGTCGATGTCCCCCAGCGCCGTGGCGAGCCGATCACGGTGACCGCGGATGAGGGGGTGCGGCCTGAGACGACGCTCGAAACACTCGCCGGTCTCCGCGCCGCGTTCGCCGAAGGGGGCTCGATCACTGCGGGGAACTCTTCGCCGATCTCCGACGGGGCCTCAGCAGTCATCGTGACGTCGCGTGGCCGCGCGGATGCCGAAGGGTGGACGGTCCTGGTCACCGTCGGCGCGAGCGGACAGACCGCTGGGCCGGATAACTCCTTGCAGGCTCAGCCGGCCAGAGCGATCGAACGCGCGTGCGAGAAGCAGGGGATCAGCCCCTCGGACCTCGACTTGGTCGAGATCAACGAGGCCTTCGGTGCGGTGGTCGCACGTTCTCAGGATGAACTCGGACTGGATTCGGACGTCGTGAACATCCATGGAGGGGGCATCGCGATCGGTCATCCCATCGGCGCCTCAGGGAACCGGCTCGTCGTGCACCTGGCTCACGAACTCGCGCGACGGGGGAGCGGAACCGCCGCCGTCGGTCTGTGCGGCGGGGGCGGTCAAGGCGAGGCGCTGATCCTGACACGGTGA
- a CDS encoding MFS transporter, translating to MTQTHTSAEPTLFRIAGFPYFLIAFIARLPFAMMVVGVLTVVVSARGSLSLGGLTSAAVGLGTACFGPLLGAAADRFGQRVVLLIVALANGTMLLLFTAVVYGESPDALVLIAAIGIGATAPQVSPLSRSRLVTLIRERVEDSRQPRTVSGTMAYESAADETVFVFGPFIVGILASAIAPWAPLVGAAILTVVFVGAFALHPSARHVSRERGEDGKALSAVSELFRPQLLVVILGILGVGIFFGTMLTSLTSFMADRDAAEQAGLLYGVMGVGSAVLALGVAWLPPAFSLRARWLVFSGILLAGSLLLGLVDSPEMMMLALAIMGIGIGPTLVTQYSFGAALSPRGRSATVMTMLGSGIVVGQSIGAAVAGEIAENVGTSAALVLPMFAAAVAFGAGLLNWVLSSTRRRRRTAAA from the coding sequence ATGACCCAGACGCACACCTCCGCCGAGCCGACCCTCTTCCGGATCGCAGGCTTCCCCTATTTCCTGATCGCCTTCATCGCGCGATTGCCGTTCGCCATGATGGTCGTCGGTGTCCTCACCGTCGTCGTATCCGCGCGCGGCTCGTTGTCGCTCGGCGGGTTGACCTCGGCCGCGGTGGGGCTCGGCACGGCCTGCTTCGGGCCGCTTCTCGGTGCGGCGGCCGATCGTTTCGGCCAGCGCGTGGTGCTGCTCATCGTCGCCCTGGCCAACGGCACGATGCTGCTGCTGTTCACCGCGGTCGTCTACGGCGAGTCCCCGGATGCGCTCGTGCTGATCGCGGCGATCGGCATCGGGGCGACCGCTCCGCAGGTGTCGCCCTTGTCACGATCGCGCCTGGTGACGCTCATCCGCGAGCGGGTCGAGGACAGCCGCCAGCCTCGCACGGTCTCGGGCACCATGGCTTACGAGTCGGCTGCGGACGAGACCGTGTTCGTGTTCGGACCCTTCATCGTCGGCATCCTGGCATCGGCGATCGCGCCATGGGCCCCGCTGGTCGGTGCCGCGATCCTGACAGTGGTGTTCGTGGGGGCATTCGCCTTGCACCCCAGCGCCCGCCACGTCTCCCGCGAGCGCGGCGAGGACGGCAAGGCGCTCTCGGCGGTGTCGGAGCTGTTCCGACCCCAGCTGCTGGTCGTGATCCTCGGCATCCTCGGGGTCGGCATCTTCTTCGGCACCATGCTCACGTCGCTGACCTCCTTCATGGCCGACCGTGACGCGGCAGAGCAGGCGGGTCTGCTCTACGGCGTCATGGGTGTCGGGTCGGCGGTTCTCGCGCTCGGCGTCGCCTGGCTGCCCCCGGCATTCTCGCTGCGGGCACGCTGGCTGGTGTTCTCCGGCATTCTGCTTGCTGGCTCGCTCCTGCTCGGTCTCGTCGACTCGCCGGAGATGATGATGCTCGCGCTGGCGATCATGGGAATCGGCATCGGCCCCACTCTCGTGACCCAGTACAGCTTCGGTGCGGCGCTCAGCCCGCGGGGCCGCTCTGCCACGGTGATGACGATGCTGGGATCCGGGATCGTCGTCGGACAGTCGATCGGTGCCGCCGTCGCGGGGGAGATCGCCGAGAACGTCGGTACCTCCGCCGCTCTCGTGCTGCCGATGTTCGCCGCGGCCGTGGCCTTCGGCGCCGGACTGTTGAACTGGGTGCTCAGCAGCACCCGCCGGCGTCGGCGCACTGCCGCGGCCTGA
- a CDS encoding alpha,alpha-trehalose-phosphate synthase (UDP-forming), protein MVAADFVVVANRLPVDRVEGPDGEVGWRTSPGGLVAALEPMMRNVNGAWVGWAGQADTEMEPFENGGINLIPVPLSASEVAEYYEGFANDTIWPLYHDVIAPPQYHREWWDAYETVNRRFAEAAVAAVAQDGTVWVHDYQLQLVPQMVRELRPDVTIGYFHHIPFPAHGLYAQLPWRDQVLRGLLGADVIGFQRAQDATYFLTAVRRRLRYEVRGAHVTVVEADGRTRTAVARAFPISIDTAPYIELAQREDVKARAAEIRASLGNPARILLGVDRLDYTKGIRHRIKAYGELLAEGRLKVEDVTLVQVASPSRERVDAYVHLRDEIELAVSRINGDTDTMGHTAIRYLHQGYPREEMVALYLAADVMLVTALRDGMNLVAKEYVATRADNRGVLVLSEFTGAADELRQAVRVNPHDIEGVKDAIMTAVEMSPSEQSRRMRSLRRRVLDNDVDAWSSSFLKALAEVHPR, encoded by the coding sequence TTGGTCGCTGCAGATTTCGTGGTCGTAGCCAACCGGCTGCCCGTCGACAGAGTCGAAGGCCCCGACGGCGAGGTCGGATGGCGGACCTCGCCCGGCGGCCTGGTCGCGGCGCTCGAGCCGATGATGCGGAACGTGAACGGCGCCTGGGTCGGATGGGCCGGGCAGGCCGACACCGAGATGGAGCCCTTCGAGAACGGCGGGATCAATCTCATCCCGGTGCCGCTCAGCGCCTCGGAGGTCGCCGAGTACTACGAGGGCTTCGCGAACGACACCATCTGGCCTCTGTACCACGACGTCATCGCGCCGCCGCAGTACCACCGGGAATGGTGGGATGCCTACGAGACCGTGAACCGGCGATTCGCGGAGGCCGCTGTGGCTGCCGTGGCGCAGGACGGCACGGTCTGGGTGCACGACTACCAGCTGCAGCTGGTGCCGCAGATGGTGCGGGAGCTGCGCCCGGACGTGACGATCGGGTACTTCCACCACATCCCGTTCCCCGCGCACGGCCTCTACGCGCAGCTGCCCTGGCGCGACCAGGTGCTGCGGGGCCTGCTCGGCGCCGATGTGATCGGGTTCCAGCGCGCGCAGGACGCGACCTATTTCCTCACCGCGGTGCGGCGCCGGCTGCGTTACGAGGTGAGAGGCGCACACGTCACGGTCGTCGAGGCAGACGGGCGCACCCGCACGGCCGTCGCCCGTGCGTTCCCTATCTCGATCGACACCGCCCCGTACATCGAGCTCGCCCAGCGTGAGGACGTCAAGGCCCGTGCGGCCGAGATCCGCGCGAGCCTGGGCAACCCGGCTCGCATCCTGCTCGGTGTGGACCGCCTGGACTACACAAAGGGCATCCGTCACCGCATCAAGGCATACGGAGAGCTCCTCGCCGAGGGGCGGCTCAAGGTCGAGGACGTCACACTCGTGCAGGTGGCCAGCCCGAGCCGGGAGCGGGTCGACGCCTACGTGCATCTGCGCGACGAGATCGAGCTCGCAGTGAGCCGCATCAACGGCGACACCGACACGATGGGCCACACCGCCATCCGCTACCTGCACCAGGGGTATCCGCGCGAGGAGATGGTGGCGCTCTATCTCGCCGCTGACGTGATGCTCGTCACGGCGCTGCGCGACGGCATGAATCTGGTCGCGAAGGAGTACGTCGCCACACGGGCCGACAACCGCGGTGTCCTGGTGCTGAGCGAGTTCACGGGGGCTGCGGATGAGCTGCGCCAGGCGGTACGCGTGAACCCCCACGACATCGAGGGTGTGAAAGACGCGATCATGACCGCGGTCGAGATGTCTCCCTCCGAGCAGTCCCGTCGGATGCGTTCGCTGCGCCGCCGGGTGCTCGACAACGACGTGGACGCCTGGTCGTCGTCGTTCCTGAAGGCGCTGGCGGAGGTCCACCCGCGCTGA
- the otsB gene encoding trehalose-phosphatase: MTRVWTPGVPDADVSAVAATERLVVALDFDGTASPLVPDPMAARALPEVAAQVARLAALPNTVVAYVSGRSLHDLREITEHDDDSVIVLAGSHGAQYWFPGEADAGGDSSDDDGAREELWAAARPIIERHEGAEFEPKTFGMGVHTRRADREVEKQVFAEIDELVAERFPHWRRRAGHRVLEFSSRTEGKDAAMATLRERLGATGIVFAGDDVTDEDAMRVLGDGDLGVRVGPGESAAAIRVENPQQIALLLEALADERAALQE, translated from the coding sequence GTGACGCGCGTGTGGACGCCCGGAGTGCCCGATGCCGATGTGAGCGCGGTGGCTGCCACCGAGCGGCTGGTCGTCGCCCTCGACTTCGACGGGACGGCATCTCCGCTGGTCCCGGACCCGATGGCCGCACGCGCGCTTCCCGAGGTCGCCGCGCAGGTCGCGCGACTCGCAGCGCTCCCGAACACGGTCGTGGCCTATGTGTCGGGTCGCAGCCTGCACGACCTCCGTGAGATCACCGAGCACGACGACGATTCCGTGATCGTGCTCGCCGGCTCTCATGGCGCGCAGTACTGGTTCCCCGGCGAGGCCGACGCCGGCGGCGACTCGTCGGACGACGACGGCGCGCGCGAGGAGCTGTGGGCCGCAGCACGCCCGATCATCGAGCGGCACGAGGGTGCCGAGTTCGAACCGAAGACCTTCGGCATGGGTGTGCACACGCGTCGCGCGGACCGAGAGGTCGAGAAGCAGGTGTTCGCGGAGATCGACGAGCTCGTCGCCGAACGGTTCCCGCACTGGCGCCGTCGCGCGGGCCACCGGGTACTGGAGTTCTCCTCACGCACCGAGGGGAAGGATGCCGCGATGGCCACCCTGCGCGAGCGCCTCGGAGCCACCGGCATCGTGTTCGCGGGCGATGACGTGACCGATGAGGACGCGATGCGCGTGCTCGGCGATGGTGACCTCGGGGTGCGTGTCGGCCCGGGGGAGAGCGCCGCAGCGATCCGTGTGGAGAACCCACAACAGATCGCCCTCCTTCTGGAAGCCCTGGCGGACGAGCGAGCCGCCCTGCAGGAATAG
- the ilvD gene encoding dihydroxy-acid dehydratase, translated as MSSNESAPRAPIDIKPRSRVVTDGIEATTSRGMLRAVGMGDADWEKPQIGIASSWNEITPCNLSLDRLAQGAKEGVHSGGGYPLQFGTISVSDGISMGHEGMHFSLVSREVIADSVETVIMAERLDGSVLLAGCDKSIPGMLMASARLGLSSVFLYAGSIAPGWVKLSDGTEKDITIIDSFEGVGACRAGRMTEEDLKRIECAFAPGEGACGGMYTANTMASVAEALGLSLPGSAAPPSADRRRDYFAHRSGEAVVNLLRQGITTKDILTKESFENAIALAMALGGSTNVVLHLLAIAREAEIELSLHDFNRIGSKTPHVADMKPFGKYVMNDVDRHGGIPVIMKAMLDEGLLHGDALTVTGKTVAENLRDLNPDPVDGDVIHTFDNPIHASGGITILHGSFAPEGAVVKSAGFDADVFEGPARVFERERGAMDALAAGEVKAGDVVVIRYEGPKGGPGMREMLAITAAIKGAGLGKDVLLLTDGRFSGGTTGLCIGHIAPEAVDAGPIAFVRDGDLIRVDIAARSLDLLVDEAELASRRSGWEPLPPRYTRGVLAKYSRLVRSAAEGATTG; from the coding sequence ATGTCCTCGAACGAGTCGGCCCCCCGCGCGCCCATCGACATCAAGCCCCGTAGCCGCGTCGTCACGGACGGCATCGAGGCGACGACCTCGCGCGGCATGCTCCGTGCCGTCGGCATGGGAGATGCGGACTGGGAGAAGCCCCAGATCGGCATCGCCTCGAGCTGGAACGAGATCACGCCCTGCAACCTGAGCCTGGACCGCCTCGCTCAGGGCGCGAAGGAGGGAGTGCACTCCGGTGGGGGATACCCGCTGCAGTTCGGCACCATCTCCGTGTCTGATGGCATCTCCATGGGGCACGAAGGCATGCATTTCTCACTCGTCTCCCGTGAGGTGATCGCGGACTCCGTCGAGACCGTGATCATGGCGGAGCGACTGGACGGCTCCGTGTTGCTCGCCGGCTGCGACAAGTCGATCCCCGGCATGCTCATGGCCAGCGCGCGGCTCGGTCTCTCCAGCGTGTTCCTGTATGCGGGATCCATCGCCCCCGGGTGGGTGAAGCTCTCGGACGGCACCGAGAAGGACATCACGATCATCGACTCGTTCGAGGGCGTCGGCGCCTGCCGGGCCGGTCGGATGACGGAAGAGGACCTCAAGCGCATCGAATGCGCCTTCGCTCCCGGCGAGGGAGCGTGCGGCGGCATGTACACCGCGAACACGATGGCGTCTGTGGCCGAGGCGCTGGGTCTGAGTCTCCCCGGTTCCGCCGCGCCGCCCTCCGCCGACCGCCGCCGCGACTACTTCGCGCACCGCTCCGGCGAGGCCGTGGTGAACCTGCTCCGCCAGGGCATCACCACCAAGGACATCCTGACGAAGGAGTCCTTCGAGAACGCGATCGCCCTGGCAATGGCTCTCGGTGGCTCGACCAACGTCGTGCTGCACCTCCTCGCGATCGCCCGTGAGGCCGAGATCGAGCTCAGCCTGCACGACTTCAACCGGATCGGCAGCAAGACGCCACACGTGGCCGACATGAAGCCGTTCGGCAAGTACGTCATGAACGACGTCGACCGGCACGGCGGCATCCCGGTGATCATGAAGGCGATGCTCGACGAAGGGCTCCTGCACGGGGACGCGCTCACCGTGACGGGCAAGACGGTCGCCGAGAACCTCCGCGATCTCAACCCGGACCCCGTCGATGGCGATGTGATCCACACGTTCGACAACCCGATCCACGCCTCTGGAGGCATCACGATCCTGCACGGCTCGTTCGCCCCCGAAGGTGCCGTCGTGAAGTCCGCCGGCTTCGACGCCGACGTCTTCGAAGGCCCCGCGCGCGTGTTCGAGCGCGAGCGTGGTGCGATGGACGCTCTCGCCGCCGGTGAGGTCAAGGCCGGCGATGTCGTCGTGATCCGCTATGAGGGGCCCAAGGGTGGACCCGGCATGCGTGAGATGCTCGCCATCACGGCGGCCATCAAGGGCGCGGGACTCGGAAAAGATGTACTACTCTTGACGGACGGACGATTCTCAGGCGGCACAACCGGCCTGTGCATCGGCCACATAGCACCCGAAGCGGTGGACGCAGGTCCTATCGCCTTCGTGCGCGATGGTGATCTGATACGGGTCGATATCGCAGCTCGCTCTCTCGACCTACTCGTCGACGAGGCGGAGCTCGCCTCCCGCCGCTCTGGCTGGGAGCCGCTTCCCCCGCGCTATACCCGTGGCGTCCTTGCCAAGTATTCGCGTCTCGTGCGGTCCGCCGCAGAGGGCGCGACCACCGGCTGA
- a CDS encoding acetolactate synthase large subunit produces the protein MTADSVSAVPRPPARQAAAPEITGAEAVVRSLELLGVTDVFGLPGGAILPVYDPLMDAEDLRHILVRHEQGAGHAAEGYASASGKVGVCIATSGPGATNLVTAIADAYMDSVPLLAITGQVFSTLMGTDAFQEADIVGITMPVTKHSFLVKDAAEIPGAIAAAYEIASTGRPGPVLVDITKDAQQATAPFVWPPKIDLPGYRPVTKAHGKQIQAAAALLASAKKPVLYVGGGVIRGRAAAELLELAESTGAPVVTTLMARGAFPDSHPQHLGMPGMHGTVPAVLALQEADLLVSLGARFDDRVTGKAALFAPNAKVVHVDIDPAEISKIRTADVPIVGDVRDVLIDLDAAFRGATEGAKPDIEEWWSYLDGLRTEFPLGYAPTTDGLLAPQYVIQRIGELTGPEGIYAAGVGQHQMWAAQFIKYERPNAWLNSGGAGTMGYSVPAAMGAKVAEPDRVVWSIDGDGCFQMTNQELATCAINNIPIKVAIINNSSLGMVRQWQTLFYDGRHSNTDLNTGHGTIRIPDFVKLAEAYGCLAIRVEKEDEVDAAIQLALETNDRPVVIDFVVSADSMVWPMVPQGVSNSYVQYAREHAPSFDEEV, from the coding sequence ATGACTGCTGATTCCGTCTCGGCCGTGCCGAGACCACCCGCCCGCCAGGCCGCTGCGCCGGAGATCACCGGTGCAGAGGCCGTCGTCCGCTCGCTGGAGCTGCTCGGCGTGACCGATGTGTTCGGTCTGCCCGGCGGTGCGATCCTTCCCGTCTACGACCCGCTGATGGATGCAGAGGACCTGCGTCACATCCTCGTGCGCCACGAGCAGGGCGCCGGCCACGCGGCTGAGGGCTATGCCTCCGCCTCCGGCAAGGTCGGCGTCTGCATCGCGACCTCCGGTCCCGGTGCGACCAACCTCGTCACGGCGATCGCCGACGCCTACATGGACTCGGTGCCGCTTCTCGCGATCACCGGCCAGGTGTTCTCGACCCTGATGGGGACGGACGCCTTCCAGGAGGCCGACATCGTGGGTATCACGATGCCGGTCACCAAGCACTCCTTCCTCGTGAAGGACGCCGCCGAGATCCCCGGCGCGATCGCCGCAGCCTACGAGATCGCCTCGACCGGGCGCCCCGGGCCCGTGCTCGTGGACATCACGAAGGACGCACAGCAGGCCACCGCGCCGTTCGTATGGCCCCCCAAGATCGACCTGCCCGGCTACCGCCCGGTGACCAAGGCGCACGGCAAGCAGATCCAGGCCGCGGCCGCCCTGCTCGCCTCCGCCAAGAAGCCGGTGCTCTACGTCGGCGGTGGTGTGATCCGCGGTCGTGCCGCTGCCGAGCTGCTCGAGCTCGCCGAGTCGACCGGTGCGCCGGTCGTGACGACGCTCATGGCCCGTGGCGCCTTCCCGGACTCACACCCGCAACACCTGGGTATGCCTGGCATGCACGGCACGGTGCCCGCGGTCCTGGCGCTGCAGGAGGCCGACCTCCTCGTGTCTCTCGGCGCACGCTTCGACGACCGCGTGACCGGAAAGGCTGCGCTCTTCGCGCCCAACGCCAAGGTCGTGCACGTCGATATCGACCCGGCAGAGATCTCCAAGATCCGCACGGCCGATGTGCCGATCGTCGGCGACGTGCGCGATGTCCTGATCGATCTCGATGCCGCGTTCCGGGGAGCCACCGAGGGTGCCAAGCCCGACATCGAGGAGTGGTGGTCGTACCTCGACGGGCTGCGCACCGAGTTCCCGCTCGGTTACGCCCCGACGACCGACGGCCTGCTGGCGCCCCAGTACGTGATCCAGCGGATCGGTGAACTCACCGGCCCGGAGGGCATCTACGCGGCCGGCGTGGGTCAGCACCAGATGTGGGCTGCGCAGTTCATCAAGTACGAGCGCCCGAACGCCTGGCTGAACTCCGGGGGAGCAGGCACGATGGGCTACTCGGTGCCGGCGGCGATGGGTGCCAAGGTCGCAGAGCCCGACCGCGTCGTGTGGTCGATCGACGGCGACGGCTGCTTCCAGATGACCAACCAGGAGCTGGCCACCTGCGCGATCAACAACATCCCGATCAAGGTGGCGATCATCAACAACTCGTCGCTGGGGATGGTGCGCCAGTGGCAGACGCTGTTCTACGACGGACGCCACTCCAACACCGACCTGAACACCGGTCACGGCACCATCCGCATCCCCGACTTCGTGAAGCTCGCCGAGGCGTACGGCTGCCTCGCGATCCGCGTGGAGAAGGAGGATGAGGTCGACGCCGCGATCCAGCTGGCACTCGAGACCAACGATCGCCCCGTCGTGATCGACTTCGTCGTCAGTGCGGACTCGATGGTGTGGCCGATGGTTCCCCAGGGCGTGAGCAATAGCTACGTCCAGTACGCGCGTGAGCACGCGCCTTCGTTCGATGAGGAGGTCTGA
- the ilvN gene encoding acetolactate synthase small subunit: protein MSTHVLSLLVEDRPGLLTRVAGLFARRGFNIESLAVGVTEVPGISRITVVVDVDELPLEQVTKQLNKLINVIKIVELDFSTSVQREHMMVKVRTDNATRSNVIEVVNLFRASVVDYAPDALVVEVTGDKGKVEALLKALEPFGIKEIAQSGLLAIGRGGKSISERVLRG from the coding sequence ATGTCGACCCACGTGCTGAGTCTGCTGGTGGAGGACCGTCCCGGTCTTCTGACCCGTGTCGCGGGGCTGTTCGCCCGCCGCGGCTTCAACATCGAATCCCTCGCCGTCGGTGTCACCGAGGTTCCGGGCATCTCTCGGATCACGGTGGTCGTCGACGTCGACGAGCTCCCGCTGGAGCAGGTGACCAAGCAGCTGAACAAGCTGATCAACGTCATCAAGATCGTCGAGCTGGATTTCTCGACGTCGGTGCAGCGCGAGCACATGATGGTCAAGGTGCGCACCGACAATGCCACCCGTTCCAACGTCATCGAGGTCGTGAACCTGTTCCGTGCCTCCGTCGTCGACTACGCACCGGATGCGCTCGTCGTCGAGGTGACCGGTGACAAGGGCAAGGTCGAGGCGCTGCTGAAGGCGCTCGAGCCCTTCGGCATCAAGGAGATCGCCCAGTCCGGTCTCCTCGCCATCGGTCGCGGCGGCAAGAGCATCAGCGAGCGCGTCCTGCGCGGCTGA
- the ilvC gene encoding ketol-acid reductoisomerase yields the protein MSTEIFYDADADLSLIQGKKVAIVGYGSQGHAHAQNLRDSGVEVAIALKEGSKSAAKAEEAGFPVKTVAEATEWADVIMILAPDQHQRTIYSESIAPNLTAGKTLAFAHGFNIRFGYIDAPEGVDVILVAPKAPGHTVRREFVAGRGIPDIIAVERDASGKAWDLALSYAKAIGGTRAGVIKTTFTEETETDLFGEQAVLCGGVSHLVQAGFETLTEAGYQPQIAYFEVLHELKLIVDLMWEGGIAKQRWSISDTAEFGDYVSGPRVIDARVKESMQGVLADIQSGAFAKRFIDDQDNGAEEFLALRAKEEQHPIEVTGKELRSLFAWKQQDEDYIDGSAAR from the coding sequence GTGAGCACCGAGATCTTCTACGACGCCGACGCAGACCTGTCCCTGATCCAGGGCAAGAAGGTCGCGATCGTCGGTTACGGCTCGCAGGGTCACGCCCACGCGCAGAACCTGCGCGACTCGGGCGTCGAGGTCGCCATCGCGCTGAAGGAGGGCTCCAAGTCCGCCGCGAAGGCCGAAGAGGCCGGCTTCCCGGTCAAGACCGTCGCTGAGGCCACCGAGTGGGCCGACGTGATCATGATCCTCGCGCCGGACCAGCACCAGCGCACGATCTACAGCGAGTCCATCGCCCCGAACCTGACCGCCGGCAAGACGCTGGCGTTCGCGCACGGGTTCAACATCCGCTTCGGCTACATCGACGCTCCTGAGGGTGTCGACGTGATCCTCGTCGCTCCGAAGGCTCCGGGTCACACCGTCCGTCGCGAGTTCGTCGCCGGTCGCGGTATCCCGGACATCATCGCCGTCGAGCGGGACGCATCGGGCAAGGCCTGGGACCTCGCGCTCTCCTACGCGAAGGCGATCGGTGGCACCCGCGCCGGTGTCATCAAGACCACCTTCACGGAAGAGACCGAGACCGACCTGTTCGGCGAGCAGGCAGTGCTCTGCGGTGGCGTGAGCCACCTGGTGCAGGCCGGCTTCGAGACGCTGACCGAGGCGGGATACCAGCCGCAGATCGCGTACTTCGAGGTGCTGCACGAGCTCAAGCTCATCGTCGACCTGATGTGGGAGGGCGGCATCGCCAAGCAGCGCTGGTCGATCTCCGACACGGCCGAGTTCGGCGACTACGTCTCGGGTCCGCGCGTCATCGACGCTCGCGTCAAGGAGAGCATGCAGGGCGTGCTCGCCGACATCCAGTCTGGCGCGTTTGCGAAGCGCTTCATCGACGACCAGGACAACGGTGCTGAGGAGTTCCTGGCGCTGCGCGCCAAGGAGGAGCAGCACCCGATCGAGGTCACCGGCAAGGAGCTGCGCTCGCTCTTCGCGTGGAAGCAGCAGGACGAGGACTACATCGACGGCAGCGCTGCACGCTGA